One genomic segment of Streptomyces niveus includes these proteins:
- the acnA gene encoding aconitate hydratase AcnA, with protein sequence MSANSFDARSTLRVGDESYEIFRLDKVEGSARLPYSLKVLLENLLRTEDGANITADHIRSIGGWDSQAQPSQEIQFTPARVIMQDFTGVPCVVDLATMREAVKELGGDAAKINPLAPAELVIDHSVIADKFGTPESFAQNVELEYGRNKERYQFLRWGQTAFDEFKVVPPGTGIVHQVNIEHLARTVMVRGGQAYPDTLVGTDSHTTMVNGLGVLGWGVGGIEAEAAMLGQPVSMLIPRVVGFKLTGELTPGTTATDLVLTITEMLRKHGVVGKFVEFYGEGVGATSLANRATIGNMSPEFGSTAAIFPIDDETIKYLKLTGRDEQQLALVEAYAKEQGLWLDPAAEPDFSEKLELDLATVVPSIAGPKRPQDRIVLADAKQQFALDVRNYVTDDEEAGKESFPASDSPASANGVPTRPTLVTTPDGSTYEIDHGAVTVAAITSCTNTSNPYVMVAAALVAKKAVEKGLTRKPWVKTTLAPGSKVVTDYFDKANLTPYLDKLGFNLVGYGCTTCIGNSGPLDEEISKAINENDLAVAAVLSGNRNFEGRINPDVKMNYLASPPLVVAYAIAGSMKVDITRDAIGVDKDGKPVHLEDIWPTEAEVNEVVASAIGEDMFNKSYQDVFAGDAQWQALSIPTGNTFEWDPESTYVRKPPYFEGMTMETTPVADITGARVLAMLGDSVTTDHISPAGAIKADTPAGKYLTEHGVGRRDFNSYGSRRGNHEVMIRGTFANIRLRNQIAPGTEGGYTRDFTAADGPVSFIYDASQNYQAAGTPLVVLAGKEYGSGSSRDWAAKGTALLGVKAVIAESYERIHRSNLIGMGVLPLQYPEGGSALSYGLTGEETFTFTGVTVLNDGTTPATVKVTTDTGVEFDAVVRIDTPGEADYYRNGGIMQYVLRSLIRK encoded by the coding sequence GTGTCGGCGAACAGCTTCGACGCCCGCAGCACGCTGCGCGTGGGCGACGAGTCGTACGAGATCTTCCGGCTGGACAAGGTCGAGGGCTCAGCGCGCCTCCCTTACAGCCTGAAGGTGCTGCTGGAGAACCTGCTCCGCACCGAGGACGGCGCGAACATCACCGCCGACCACATCCGCTCGATCGGTGGGTGGGACTCCCAGGCGCAGCCGAGCCAGGAGATCCAGTTCACCCCGGCCCGCGTGATCATGCAGGACTTCACCGGCGTGCCCTGTGTGGTGGACCTCGCCACCATGCGTGAGGCCGTCAAGGAGCTCGGCGGTGACGCCGCGAAGATCAACCCGCTGGCCCCGGCCGAGCTGGTCATCGACCACTCCGTCATCGCCGACAAGTTCGGCACGCCCGAGTCCTTCGCGCAGAACGTGGAGCTGGAGTACGGCCGCAACAAGGAGCGTTACCAGTTCCTGCGCTGGGGCCAGACCGCGTTCGACGAGTTCAAGGTCGTCCCGCCCGGCACCGGCATCGTCCACCAGGTCAACATCGAGCACCTGGCCCGCACCGTCATGGTCCGGGGTGGCCAGGCGTACCCGGACACCCTCGTCGGCACCGACTCGCACACCACCATGGTCAACGGCCTCGGTGTGCTCGGCTGGGGCGTCGGCGGCATCGAGGCCGAGGCCGCGATGCTCGGACAGCCCGTCTCGATGCTCATCCCGCGTGTCGTCGGCTTCAAGCTGACCGGCGAGCTGACCCCGGGCACCACCGCCACCGACCTCGTCCTCACGATCACCGAGATGCTCCGCAAGCACGGTGTCGTCGGCAAGTTCGTAGAGTTCTACGGCGAGGGCGTCGGCGCCACGTCGCTCGCCAACCGCGCCACCATCGGCAACATGTCGCCGGAGTTCGGCTCGACCGCCGCGATCTTCCCGATCGACGACGAGACCATCAAGTACCTGAAGCTGACCGGCCGCGACGAGCAGCAGCTCGCGCTGGTCGAGGCGTACGCCAAGGAGCAGGGCCTCTGGCTCGACCCGGCCGCCGAGCCCGACTTCTCCGAGAAGCTGGAGCTCGACCTCGCCACGGTCGTCCCGTCCATCGCCGGGCCGAAGCGCCCGCAGGACCGTATCGTCCTGGCCGACGCCAAGCAGCAGTTCGCGCTCGACGTGCGCAACTACGTGACGGACGACGAGGAGGCGGGCAAGGAGTCCTTCCCGGCCTCCGACTCGCCGGCCTCCGCCAACGGTGTGCCGACCCGCCCGACCCTGGTCACCACGCCCGACGGATCGACGTACGAGATCGACCACGGCGCCGTCACCGTCGCCGCGATCACGTCATGCACCAACACCTCGAACCCGTACGTGATGGTCGCCGCCGCGCTCGTCGCCAAGAAGGCCGTCGAGAAGGGCCTCACCCGTAAGCCGTGGGTCAAGACGACCCTGGCGCCGGGCTCGAAGGTCGTCACGGATTACTTCGACAAGGCCAACCTCACGCCGTACCTCGACAAGCTCGGCTTCAACCTGGTCGGTTACGGCTGCACGACCTGCATCGGCAACTCGGGGCCGCTGGACGAGGAGATCTCCAAGGCGATCAACGAGAACGACCTGGCCGTCGCCGCGGTCCTCTCCGGCAACCGCAACTTCGAGGGCCGGATCAACCCCGACGTCAAGATGAACTACCTGGCGTCCCCGCCGCTGGTCGTGGCCTACGCGATCGCCGGCTCGATGAAGGTCGACATCACGCGTGACGCGATCGGCGTCGACAAGGACGGCAAGCCCGTCCACCTCGAGGACATCTGGCCGACCGAGGCCGAGGTCAACGAGGTCGTCGCCTCCGCCATCGGCGAGGACATGTTCAACAAGTCCTACCAGGACGTCTTCGCGGGCGACGCCCAGTGGCAGGCGCTGTCGATCCCGACCGGCAACACCTTCGAGTGGGACCCGGAGTCGACCTACGTACGGAAGCCCCCGTACTTCGAGGGCATGACGATGGAGACGACCCCGGTCGCCGACATCACCGGCGCCCGTGTGCTCGCCATGCTGGGCGACTCGGTCACCACCGACCACATCTCCCCGGCCGGCGCGATCAAGGCGGACACCCCGGCGGGCAAGTACCTGACGGAGCACGGTGTCGGACGGCGTGACTTCAACTCCTACGGCTCGCGCCGCGGCAACCACGAAGTCATGATCCGCGGCACGTTCGCCAACATCCGCCTGCGCAACCAGATCGCGCCCGGCACGGAGGGCGGCTACACCCGTGACTTCACGGCGGCGGACGGTCCGGTCTCCTTCATCTACGACGCCTCGCAGAACTACCAGGCGGCCGGCACCCCGCTGGTCGTCCTCGCGGGCAAGGAATACGGCTCGGGCTCGTCCCGCGACTGGGCGGCCAAGGGCACGGCGCTGCTGGGCGTCAAGGCGGTCATCGCCGAGTCGTACGAGCGCATCCACCGTTCGAACCTGATCGGCATGGGCGTGCTCCCGCTCCAGTACCCGGAGGGCGGTTCGGCCCTGTCGTACGGCCTGACGGGCGAGGAGACGTTCACCTTCACGGGCGTCACCGTGCTCAACGACGGCACGACCCCGGCGACGGTCAAGGTCACGACGGACACGGGCGTGGAGTTCGATGCCGTGGTCCGCATCGACACCCCGGGCGAGGCGGACTACTACCGCAACGGCGGGATCATGCAGTACGTGCTCCGCAGCCTGATCCGCAAGTAG
- a CDS encoding dihydrofolate reductase family protein: protein MTVTVTADMVMSLDGYIAGTGHSVANPAGHGADRIGGWIHAQSSWRERSGLAGGAADQDSDIMREWFETTGAVVMGRLMYDSGVDFWGEDPPFRAPVFVLTNRPGPTLVKEGGTSFTFVTDGIHSALDRAKAVSGGRNVDIAGGADTVQQYLRARLVDELQLHVIPTLLGAGLRLFDNLGTDAHDLEPVRVVDTPGATHVKYRVLK from the coding sequence ATGACGGTCACCGTCACCGCCGACATGGTCATGTCGCTGGACGGCTACATCGCCGGCACCGGCCACAGCGTCGCCAACCCGGCGGGCCACGGCGCCGACCGGATCGGTGGCTGGATCCACGCCCAGTCCAGCTGGCGCGAGCGCTCCGGGCTGGCCGGGGGCGCGGCCGACCAGGACTCCGACATCATGCGCGAGTGGTTCGAGACGACCGGCGCGGTGGTCATGGGACGGCTCATGTACGACTCCGGGGTGGACTTCTGGGGCGAGGACCCGCCCTTCCGCGCCCCGGTCTTCGTGTTGACCAATCGGCCGGGACCCACCCTCGTCAAGGAGGGCGGCACCAGCTTCACCTTTGTCACCGACGGTATCCACAGCGCGCTCGACCGGGCCAAGGCCGTCTCCGGCGGCCGTAACGTCGACATCGCCGGCGGCGCCGACACCGTCCAGCAGTACTTGAGGGCCCGCCTCGTCGACGAACTCCAACTGCATGTGATCCCCACGCTGCTCGGAGCCGGTCTCCGCCTCTTCGACAACCTCGGGACGGACGCGCACGACCTCGAACCGGTCCGGGTGGTGGACACTCCTGGCGCCACCCACGTCAAGTACCGCGTCCTCAAGTAG
- a CDS encoding YdeI/OmpD-associated family protein, whose amino-acid sequence MESIDGVEILAFTDGAELEAWLADHHTLQSGVWLKIGKKNCPRPAVSYLEAVEAGLCYGWIDGQARSYDTDHYLQRFTPRRPRSVWSKVNVGRIETLVEAGRLREPGLAQVRAAQADGRWDAAYESQKNATVPPDLTAALEGDSRAREVFERLDRSTRYRVLLRLMTARTPEVRAARLDRAIAALASGRTQSL is encoded by the coding sequence ATGGAATCGATCGACGGAGTGGAAATCCTCGCGTTCACGGACGGCGCCGAGCTGGAGGCGTGGCTGGCGGACCACCACACGCTTCAGTCCGGAGTCTGGCTGAAGATCGGCAAGAAGAACTGCCCCCGACCGGCAGTCAGTTACCTGGAGGCCGTCGAGGCCGGCCTCTGTTACGGCTGGATCGACGGCCAGGCCAGGTCGTACGACACGGACCACTATCTGCAGAGGTTCACACCGCGCCGGCCGAGGAGCGTGTGGTCGAAGGTCAACGTCGGGCGGATCGAGACGCTCGTCGAGGCCGGGCGGCTGCGCGAGCCGGGCCTCGCGCAGGTCCGGGCGGCGCAGGCGGACGGCCGGTGGGACGCGGCATACGAGTCGCAGAAGAACGCGACCGTGCCGCCGGACCTGACTGCCGCGCTGGAGGGCGACAGTCGGGCGCGGGAGGTTTTCGAACGGCTGGACAGGTCGACGCGCTACCGCGTACTGCTGCGGCTGATGACCGCCCGTACCCCGGAGGTCCGGGCGGCGAGACTCGACCGGGCGATCGCCGCGCTGGCTTCGGGCCGGACACAGAGCCTGTGA
- a CDS encoding DUF4236 domain-containing protein, protein MPITFRKSIRILPGVRLNINKRSWSITSGGGKGPRHTTSSTGRRTTSMDLPGPFGWRKTTTKRRSR, encoded by the coding sequence GTGCCGATCACATTCCGTAAGAGCATCCGCATCCTGCCGGGCGTACGGCTCAACATCAACAAGCGGTCGTGGTCCATCACCAGCGGCGGCGGCAAGGGCCCACGGCACACCACGAGCAGCACCGGTCGGCGGACCACGTCGATGGATCTGCCCGGCCCCTTCGGCTGGCGCAAGACCACAACCAAGCGCCGCAGCCGCTGA